In the genome of Spirochaeta cellobiosiphila DSM 17781, one region contains:
- a CDS encoding flagellar assembly lytic transglycosylase, translating to MSCHTDESLTLYQASQKKAPLHRSTYPHGYWFFTSLDENLSPQERLEYLKKEGTDRESPWREEAIERVIQLYNQNSEWANLKNYLEPLVKEDKPRNIWLYNYGLSMYWQDQRVESLDVWEKVDLTQLSSTLQEEYYLILSVSLWEKGIRVIPPEMISLLTKTSPSSLDLRLASYVEIHPEFDELFDEDLLAIKDLRLALARNSYNQIYDLLDQKINIPSSLYYSIYRYFLNQNQYTKGSQWFGQKSDTDSSFYKGLLDRQYGYYDRAYTSFSEIEDQSSSIPMRRVLWYQLDSAFRTDFDKGIELLSNNSSVWQWDEYFEDLFENIRLKQISKRQGNGLVKLWPLLSQYGTAEIKSSYAYTIARMSQIGWINKDEEYYFNQAYQAYPWGFYAIMSRYKTHQEYGLPNGLRKTSGPKSVVYEDALWEPYLWFGVVQEGAEKINLLKPNLSASLLLRYADELIKEDLPLLSIRIMNLYWDSGYEINNEELLRFYPQAYKKMMDQVIQKEKLYSPIFWGLVREESHFQADIGSHAGAIGLSQLMPSTAAEEAKRIKLKDFDLKNPNDNLTLGSHYLRRLRDRTDSYSDALMAYNAGLTRLRRWKNQYSRWPSDLFIDVIPFEETRNYNKKVLVSSVFYGMLYDQRTAEEVLDKFF from the coding sequence ATGTCATGTCATACTGACGAATCACTCACCCTTTATCAGGCATCACAGAAGAAAGCGCCTCTTCACAGGAGCACTTATCCTCACGGTTACTGGTTTTTTACTTCTCTTGATGAAAATCTTAGCCCTCAGGAACGCTTGGAATATCTTAAGAAAGAAGGTACTGACAGGGAGTCTCCCTGGCGGGAAGAAGCTATTGAACGTGTCATCCAGTTATATAATCAGAATAGTGAATGGGCTAACCTTAAAAACTATTTAGAACCTCTTGTAAAGGAGGATAAGCCCCGTAATATTTGGTTATATAATTATGGTCTATCCATGTACTGGCAAGATCAACGAGTCGAATCTTTAGATGTATGGGAAAAGGTTGATCTGACACAATTATCATCCACATTACAAGAAGAATATTATCTTATCCTTAGCGTAAGTTTATGGGAAAAGGGAATAAGAGTCATTCCTCCAGAAATGATAAGTTTACTTACCAAAACCAGCCCCTCTTCGCTAGATCTAAGATTGGCTAGTTATGTAGAGATCCATCCCGAATTTGATGAATTATTTGATGAGGATTTATTAGCCATAAAAGACCTCCGACTGGCTTTAGCCAGGAATTCCTATAACCAGATATATGATTTATTGGATCAAAAAATAAATATTCCCTCTTCTCTGTATTATTCAATATATAGATATTTTCTGAATCAAAATCAGTACACAAAGGGTAGTCAATGGTTTGGCCAGAAAAGCGATACTGATAGTTCTTTTTATAAAGGATTATTAGACCGTCAATATGGTTATTATGATCGTGCCTATACTTCCTTTAGCGAGATAGAGGATCAATCAAGTTCTATTCCAATGAGGCGAGTCTTATGGTATCAACTGGATTCTGCTTTTAGAACTGACTTTGATAAAGGTATTGAACTTTTAAGTAATAATAGCTCTGTTTGGCAATGGGATGAATACTTCGAAGATCTCTTTGAAAATATTCGATTAAAACAAATCAGCAAACGACAGGGGAATGGCTTAGTAAAACTATGGCCACTGTTATCCCAATATGGAACAGCTGAAATAAAATCTTCCTATGCTTATACAATTGCTAGAATGTCCCAAATAGGATGGATAAATAAGGACGAAGAATACTATTTTAATCAGGCCTATCAAGCCTATCCTTGGGGATTTTACGCAATTATGAGTCGTTACAAGACTCATCAGGAATATGGGCTTCCCAATGGGCTAAGAAAAACTAGTGGACCCAAATCGGTAGTATATGAAGATGCCCTTTGGGAACCTTATTTGTGGTTTGGAGTAGTCCAGGAGGGAGCTGAAAAAATAAATCTTCTAAAGCCCAATCTGTCAGCTTCTTTGTTGTTAAGGTACGCAGATGAGCTAATAAAGGAAGATTTACCTTTATTGAGTATTAGAATAATGAATTTGTATTGGGATAGTGGGTATGAAATCAATAATGAAGAACTCCTCCGTTTTTATCCTCAAGCTTATAAGAAAATGATGGATCAGGTGATTCAGAAGGAAAAACTGTACAGTCCCATTTTTTGGGGTTTAGTTCGGGAAGAGAGTCACTTTCAGGCAGACATAGGATCTCATGCTGGAGCTATAGGACTGAGTCAGCTAATGCCCTCTACTGCTGCTGAAGAAGCTAAACGAATAAAGCTGAAGGATTTTGATTTAAAGAATCCTAATGATAATCTAACACTAGGTAGTCATTATTTGAGACGTTTAAGGGATAGAACAGATTCTTATAGTGATGCCTTAATGGCCTATAATGCTGGTCTAACAAGGCTTCGTCGATGGAAAAATCAATATAGTCGATGGCCGTCGGATCTTTTTATTGATGTTATACCTTTTGAAGAGACACGTAACTATAATAAAAAGGTACTTGTCTCCTCTGTGTTTTATGGTATGCTCTATGATCAACGAACAGCAGAAGAGGTTCTGGATAAATTTTTCTAA
- a CDS encoding undecaprenyl-diphosphate phosphatase: MMDWWQGLMLGALQGVAEFLPISSSGHLLVLRNLLGLGDVPVLFDVLLHLATLLAIFIVFRKKIGSIISSLLKFSKSDKNEADNKNIIMVGMILIGTLITGVIGVLIQKLEVDKYPKFTFLFFIVTGLILFFLHVYKGKQKESTDLSTKRMWFVGCFTGFAQGLGVFPGISRSGITISASRLAGMSQEEAGEYSFLIAIPAILGAVLLDLKDAGNLFDSVTPFVLVISIIASFLVGLVSLTWLLRLLKKGKLYYFSFYLIPLGVLGLIFF; the protein is encoded by the coding sequence ATGATGGATTGGTGGCAAGGCTTAATGCTTGGTGCACTTCAGGGTGTGGCTGAATTTTTACCTATATCTTCATCAGGACATTTATTAGTCCTAAGAAATTTATTGGGCTTGGGAGATGTTCCTGTCCTTTTTGATGTATTACTGCATTTGGCGACTTTATTGGCCATTTTTATCGTTTTTCGTAAGAAGATAGGAAGTATCATTTCATCGTTATTGAAGTTTTCTAAGTCTGACAAAAATGAAGCTGATAATAAAAATATAATTATGGTTGGTATGATCCTTATTGGAACCTTAATCACTGGCGTTATTGGTGTATTAATCCAAAAATTAGAAGTTGATAAGTATCCTAAATTTACTTTCTTGTTTTTTATTGTAACAGGTCTGATATTATTCTTTCTTCATGTCTACAAAGGCAAGCAAAAGGAAAGCACAGATTTAAGCACAAAGCGTATGTGGTTTGTCGGTTGTTTTACTGGTTTTGCCCAAGGTTTAGGAGTTTTTCCGGGAATATCGCGATCTGGTATTACCATATCTGCCAGTCGCTTAGCGGGAATGTCTCAAGAAGAAGCAGGTGAATATAGCTTTCTTATAGCCATTCCTGCCATCTTGGGAGCTGTACTCCTTGACCTAAAAGATGCGGGAAACCTATTTGATTCTGTGACACCTTTTGTTTTAGTCATAAGTATAATAGCTAGCTTTTTAGTTGGGTTGGTCAGTTTAACCTGGCTCTTGAGGTTACTTAAAAAAGGAAAGCTATATTACTTCAGCTTTTATCTTATTCCTTTAGGAGTTCTGGGCTTAATCTTTTTTTAG
- a CDS encoding DNA translocase FtsK encodes MDSFSNIVKNTLIGVASFIGVSLLLYSLGAADWPVIGIIAAPGKFFYRSFLGLSWYIPIYLGMLLYLLLSKKNHYQLVYCLNASLIPYLTLALMVQIVSGVEGSPGADYYRNTVGEAGSVVLFSLFILIEILALFILYQFLFKRFANQSLSVKESLTSIAKEAKKRFFPGSENDNENEEIVEEEVIEQEPIIEERREPDLDRELHSYEERNELINQSFVEAQSEMVYEEDPFIKEMYEMEERLNQELKEYENQLNNPPEEGEVVEWERLVTHPMPKGIDQFIPPSQGTYFSKEQVLKELKGQSEVLESNPIIPEEPPETEYIPDNYQEEVISTPIEETQEDLPPDEVVPEPVIEDSEEPVCQEAKKEDVIETLPVLEQEDFGEDDEDEEDDEEDDEEDLLPGEDRDGQLREANLPKGIPHVERDLRSSYGGKYKVPVSGLLRPHGDMSYLKIDEATQEAAEKLRMTLEEFKIQAEVTGIRKGPVITMFEILPAPGVKLSKITNLADNIALRLAASRVRIVAPIPGKHAVGIEVPNKKRSLVSFSEMIDSEQFQQDDKALPIVLGKDISGDVQIVDLSKTPHLLIAGATGSGKSVCVNSLICSLLYKRSPDEVRLMMVDPKIVELKFYNDIPHLLTPVITDPKKALQAIQWCLYEMERRYALLDALGARDITSYNNKVEKRSLATNKLPYIVVVVDEFADLMATSGKELEGILARLAAMSRAVGIHLVLATQRPSIDVITGLIKANFPSRIAFMVASKTDSRIILDAMGAEKLLGKGDLLFTSSSEPFPVRMQAAFLSEDEVENVVDHVKTLGKPDYIDDEIFMEDDENDTDTASLFAEDADPLYDKALEIVLHAGKASASYLQRRLKIGYNRAARLVEEMEERGIVGPAQGSKPRQVIHFTASGE; translated from the coding sequence GTGGATTCTTTTAGCAACATTGTAAAGAACACCTTGATTGGAGTGGCTAGCTTTATTGGGGTGTCCCTTTTATTATATTCATTAGGTGCGGCAGATTGGCCTGTCATAGGTATCATTGCTGCTCCGGGTAAATTTTTTTATCGCTCTTTTCTCGGTTTATCCTGGTATATACCTATCTATCTGGGTATGCTTCTGTATCTCTTATTATCTAAGAAAAACCATTATCAGCTGGTTTATTGTCTGAATGCTTCCCTCATTCCTTATTTAACATTAGCCCTTATGGTTCAGATTGTATCTGGAGTAGAAGGCTCTCCAGGTGCTGATTATTATCGTAATACAGTAGGGGAAGCAGGAAGTGTTGTTCTTTTTTCTTTATTTATTCTGATAGAAATATTAGCGCTCTTCATATTATATCAATTCCTTTTCAAGCGATTTGCCAATCAAAGTTTATCAGTAAAGGAAAGTTTGACTAGTATTGCTAAGGAAGCGAAGAAACGCTTCTTCCCAGGGTCTGAAAATGATAATGAGAATGAAGAAATTGTAGAAGAAGAAGTTATAGAACAAGAGCCGATCATAGAGGAAAGAAGAGAACCTGATTTAGATCGAGAACTTCATTCTTATGAAGAACGTAATGAGTTAATCAATCAAAGCTTTGTTGAGGCTCAGTCAGAAATGGTTTATGAAGAAGACCCTTTTATCAAAGAAATGTATGAGATGGAAGAAAGGCTTAATCAGGAGCTTAAAGAGTATGAAAATCAGCTCAATAATCCACCCGAAGAAGGTGAGGTTGTAGAATGGGAACGATTAGTTACCCATCCTATGCCAAAGGGTATAGATCAATTTATACCTCCTAGTCAGGGAACTTATTTTTCCAAAGAACAAGTCCTAAAAGAATTAAAAGGTCAAAGTGAAGTCTTAGAAAGTAACCCCATAATCCCGGAAGAGCCTCCAGAAACGGAATATATTCCAGACAATTATCAAGAAGAAGTTATTTCCACCCCTATAGAGGAAACACAGGAAGACCTTCCTCCAGATGAAGTGGTGCCTGAGCCAGTCATTGAAGATTCTGAAGAACCTGTCTGCCAAGAAGCAAAAAAGGAAGATGTTATTGAGACTCTTCCTGTGCTGGAACAAGAAGACTTTGGCGAGGATGATGAAGACGAGGAAGACGACGAAGAAGATGATGAAGAGGATCTTCTACCAGGTGAGGATAGGGATGGACAGTTGCGAGAGGCAAACCTTCCTAAAGGTATCCCTCATGTAGAACGTGATCTAAGAAGTTCCTATGGTGGTAAGTACAAAGTTCCTGTTTCTGGCCTATTAAGACCTCATGGAGACATGTCTTACTTAAAAATAGATGAAGCTACTCAAGAAGCCGCAGAAAAGCTCAGAATGACCCTGGAAGAATTTAAAATTCAAGCAGAAGTAACTGGTATTCGTAAAGGTCCTGTTATCACCATGTTTGAAATCCTTCCTGCACCGGGAGTTAAACTAAGCAAAATTACAAATCTTGCAGATAATATAGCTCTTAGGTTAGCCGCCTCCCGGGTTAGGATCGTGGCACCTATTCCTGGTAAGCATGCTGTGGGTATTGAAGTTCCTAATAAAAAACGATCTCTGGTAAGTTTTTCAGAGATGATTGATTCTGAGCAATTCCAACAAGATGACAAAGCTTTGCCTATCGTACTAGGGAAGGATATCTCCGGGGATGTCCAGATTGTTGATCTATCCAAGACACCTCACCTGCTTATAGCAGGAGCTACCGGGTCTGGTAAATCTGTCTGTGTGAATAGCTTAATATGTTCCTTACTCTATAAGCGTTCCCCAGACGAAGTAAGACTCATGATGGTTGATCCAAAGATTGTCGAACTGAAATTTTATAATGATATTCCTCATTTATTAACACCAGTCATTACGGATCCTAAGAAAGCATTACAGGCCATCCAATGGTGTTTGTATGAGATGGAACGACGTTATGCCCTTCTTGATGCCTTAGGGGCTCGTGATATTACCAGTTATAATAATAAGGTAGAGAAACGGTCCTTAGCGACAAATAAGCTTCCCTATATTGTGGTAGTTGTTGATGAGTTTGCCGATCTTATGGCAACAAGTGGTAAGGAGTTAGAAGGTATTTTGGCTCGATTAGCTGCTATGAGCCGGGCCGTTGGTATTCACCTTGTTTTAGCAACACAAAGACCAAGTATTGATGTTATTACTGGTCTTATTAAAGCTAACTTTCCCTCTCGTATCGCCTTTATGGTAGCCAGTAAGACAGATAGTCGAATCATTTTAGATGCAATGGGGGCTGAAAAATTACTGGGTAAGGGAGACCTTCTCTTTACTTCTTCATCGGAACCTTTCCCTGTGAGAATGCAGGCGGCGTTCCTATCAGAAGATGAAGTAGAAAATGTAGTTGATCATGTTAAAACTTTGGGGAAACCAGACTATATAGATGACGAAATCTTTATGGAAGATGATGAAAATGATACAGACACTGCAAGTCTTTTTGCAGAAGATGCAGACCCTCTTTATGATAAGGCTCTTGAAATCGTTCTTCATGCAGGCAAAGCCAGTGCTTCTTATTTGCAAAGAAGATTAAAGATAGGGTATAACAGAGCGGCTAGGCTTGTTGAAGAGATGGAAGAACGGGGTATCGTTGGTCCTGCTCAAGGTTCTAAACCACGACAAGTCATTCATTTTACAGCATCAGGAGAATAA
- a CDS encoding ATP-binding protein yields MNSTVGDLLHSIKELNPAQQTSFLIQLLDANPLFEKISRDEANLLVQRDKEDAEKLQRGVDYALDKKILSVSDKENFRWSIIDVEGKTPDDVLQLIVKSLPDNIKGTTLLICGESGVGKGTLVDLLSSHYPHALQWSNGDIFRLYTYLFLQNFPSKKDNLDGISLEELDVIRQLISIEGNEVLYNDGVHRIPIKDVKNTLFKTNEINRLLPSFAYYLQGEVINFTNRFIKDNSDSFVIIEGRKATLQHINSPVRFELIHSQKSLLGARRAAQKIIAACHSKGKSVALNDLLEQYQ; encoded by the coding sequence ATGAACTCTACTGTTGGAGATTTACTTCATTCCATAAAAGAACTCAATCCTGCTCAACAGACATCCTTTCTTATCCAACTACTAGACGCCAATCCTTTATTTGAAAAGATATCCCGGGATGAAGCAAATCTTCTGGTTCAAAGGGATAAAGAAGATGCTGAAAAACTTCAAAGAGGCGTTGATTATGCTTTGGATAAGAAAATACTATCAGTTTCAGATAAGGAGAATTTCCGCTGGTCCATTATTGATGTGGAAGGCAAGACTCCCGATGATGTGCTTCAATTAATAGTAAAAAGTCTTCCTGACAATATAAAAGGAACCACTTTGTTGATCTGTGGTGAGTCTGGTGTTGGAAAAGGTACCTTAGTAGATTTACTATCCTCCCATTATCCTCATGCTCTTCAATGGTCCAATGGGGATATTTTTCGCCTCTATACCTATCTATTCCTTCAGAACTTTCCTAGTAAAAAAGATAATTTAGATGGTATTAGTCTAGAAGAATTGGATGTCATTAGACAGCTAATAAGTATAGAGGGGAACGAAGTCCTTTATAATGATGGCGTTCATAGGATTCCCATAAAGGATGTAAAGAATACTTTGTTTAAGACAAATGAAATCAATAGATTACTTCCTTCCTTTGCTTATTATCTACAAGGGGAAGTGATTAACTTTACCAATCGTTTTATCAAAGACAATTCTGATTCCTTTGTCATTATCGAAGGACGCAAAGCTACCTTACAGCATATTAATTCACCAGTTCGTTTTGAACTAATCCATAGTCAGAAATCTCTTTTGGGAGCACGAAGGGCTGCACAGAAAATCATAGCGGCCTGTCATTCTAAAGGCAAAAGTGTTGCCCTAAATGATTTATTAGAACAATACCAATAA
- a CDS encoding DUF6909 family protein gives MRKNDKKLIELLENMIPFRFLALEEKKALTQRMERVTFREGEFIFSKGDRSFEIYLIEEGLVGTGSITPNRQKPLRMIRSGHYFGERAILFKQPERIFSAKALSDCVLWSLKGSDFISLVIHSRAFAHSLGNILRDKQGLFDAFDHYTAEVKRGLNSSFMDWRKILRLYRTLQPALHPEVLNNALIDTNALSYAIRRLPQNVTSVFSWLLTDDVPPEYRSPGDFFDSIPTAGRRREAWKMMEGKDLILLRHGFSDLLDFISCLCTYSVEAEKIRKRLSEPKWLGFLQSSSQIEGLPFSKEEAEGLYHIWANNTSEQIQNILLHNEAFNLTLHKQIDNYNSRRSEKWTLQIRQATEDLLQVDPADLSEDWEVHIISSNTHSVINCLNPSLASHREAILSWAKERQHPYLSEHWLNQTDLSYALFPDYVQDMGPVLSDKEDLEHGILRIENTASTGVQVQLVNMEKLKGWKLDDSLEAINTEKKKLIVNIDYAFGEQAEEIIRNLIMLYGHKIRSINILGKAGALLGKRGDILVPTAFLEQVEDRYFLLQEPCDEACKRLRDTLQVGVHKGPLLTVSGTLLQNKEMLHFYRKIWGCIGLEMEGSFYSRPIRELSDIGILSKNIDQRYFYYVSDLPLGHHSNLSQPLKRSEGLPPLYGITREILNHIIR, from the coding sequence TTGAGAAAAAATGATAAAAAGCTTATCGAATTATTGGAAAATATGATTCCCTTCCGGTTCCTGGCCTTAGAAGAAAAGAAGGCCCTAACCCAGAGGATGGAAAGGGTGACTTTTAGGGAAGGAGAATTCATTTTTTCAAAGGGTGATAGATCCTTTGAAATCTATTTGATAGAAGAAGGATTGGTCGGGACAGGAAGTATCACCCCTAATCGACAAAAGCCCTTACGTATGATCAGGAGTGGCCACTACTTCGGAGAAAGGGCTATCCTGTTTAAACAACCTGAAAGAATCTTTAGTGCCAAAGCTCTATCAGACTGTGTTTTATGGTCGCTCAAAGGATCTGATTTTATCTCTTTGGTTATTCATTCACGGGCTTTTGCTCATTCTTTAGGTAATATTCTAAGGGACAAGCAGGGGCTCTTTGATGCTTTTGATCACTACACTGCGGAGGTTAAGCGAGGGCTTAATTCAAGCTTTATGGATTGGCGTAAAATTCTGCGTTTATACCGAACCTTACAACCCGCTCTTCATCCGGAAGTATTGAATAATGCTCTCATTGATACTAATGCCTTATCCTATGCTATTCGCAGATTACCCCAGAATGTGACTTCTGTGTTTTCCTGGCTTTTGACAGATGATGTGCCACCTGAGTATCGTTCACCGGGAGACTTCTTTGACAGTATACCTACTGCAGGACGAAGGCGAGAGGCTTGGAAAATGATGGAAGGTAAGGATTTAATACTCCTTCGACATGGTTTCTCAGATTTGCTTGATTTCATTAGCTGTCTATGTACCTATAGTGTGGAGGCGGAAAAAATACGGAAGAGATTGTCCGAACCTAAGTGGCTTGGGTTCCTTCAAAGTTCCAGCCAGATAGAAGGCCTTCCCTTTTCAAAGGAGGAGGCCGAAGGTTTATATCATATATGGGCTAACAATACTTCAGAACAAATCCAGAATATTCTTCTCCATAATGAAGCATTCAATCTAACGCTTCATAAGCAGATTGATAATTACAATAGTCGACGAAGTGAGAAATGGACACTCCAGATTCGTCAAGCCACTGAGGATCTTTTGCAAGTCGATCCTGCTGATTTAAGTGAAGATTGGGAAGTTCATATCATTAGTTCTAATACTCATTCGGTTATCAACTGTCTAAATCCTAGCTTGGCCAGTCATAGAGAAGCTATCCTTTCCTGGGCTAAAGAGAGACAACATCCCTACTTATCAGAACACTGGCTGAATCAAACAGATCTTTCCTATGCGCTTTTCCCTGATTATGTACAGGATATGGGCCCTGTTTTATCTGACAAGGAAGATCTGGAACATGGAATTCTTAGAATAGAGAACACAGCCAGCACAGGGGTTCAAGTTCAGCTTGTTAATATGGAAAAACTCAAAGGCTGGAAGTTAGACGATTCTTTAGAAGCTATTAATACTGAGAAAAAGAAGCTCATTGTCAATATTGATTATGCCTTTGGAGAACAGGCTGAAGAGATAATACGTAACCTTATCATGCTCTATGGTCACAAAATCAGGAGTATAAATATTCTGGGAAAGGCAGGGGCCTTGTTAGGCAAACGGGGAGACATTCTTGTTCCCACAGCCTTTCTGGAACAGGTGGAGGACAGATATTTCTTATTACAAGAACCCTGTGATGAGGCCTGTAAGAGATTACGGGACACTCTTCAAGTAGGAGTTCATAAAGGTCCTCTCCTCACTGTATCTGGTACCTTGTTACAGAATAAGGAAATGCTTCATTTTTATAGAAAAATATGGGGTTGTATTGGTCTTGAGATGGAAGGAAGTTTTTATTCCCGTCCTATCCGTGAGTTAAGTGATATAGGAATTTTGTCAAAAAACATAGATCAACGATATTTTTACTATGTCTCTGATCTCCCCTTAGGCCATCATAGTAATCTGTCTCAGCCTCTAAAACGATCTGAAGGATTACCACCCTTATATGGAATCACCAGGGAAATCCTCAACCACATAATTCGTTAA
- a CDS encoding tetratricopeptide repeat protein → MIDILPFLVIGSLVLLIILFFFIKVLNLSGKDGSGTKNKKRKDRNAVLREANRKLSINPKDTGALSALADIYYTDGDIEKAYKAYGALLNLVAMNPDLDEYTINLRYGLCAMKMKNFDEAYKNLAIARTMKQDVFEINNNLGIIEFQRKNYEKAAALLRQAVAEKSDLPETSKYLGHSLYKMKKFKESSTMLRKALDLEPDDKESMFLLAQSYFEQSQSDKALKIFTHLRPDPVMGPHAALMAGTINLQLKNFNKAIMDFEIGLKHQNLTSDLAMELRYRLGNAYSNTQELGKALALFKEIRNINPSYKDVSDLIKKYSELHSNRNLQTYLLAPTSEFVTLCRKITQNMFKKSRVKIIDIHVNKNEYADVLAEISTAKWEDVILFRFVRTTGQIGELFLRDLHARIKDMRAGRGFCMTPGEYSEGAQKFVEARLIDLVDKQRLMDILQKSDRF, encoded by the coding sequence ATGATTGACATACTACCTTTTTTGGTTATCGGCTCATTAGTCCTATTAATTATATTATTTTTCTTTATAAAAGTCTTGAATTTAAGTGGAAAAGACGGGTCTGGAACAAAAAACAAGAAAAGAAAAGACAGAAACGCTGTCCTTAGAGAAGCAAATAGAAAATTAAGTATTAACCCAAAAGATACAGGAGCCCTTAGTGCTCTAGCGGATATCTATTATACAGACGGAGATATTGAAAAAGCTTATAAGGCCTATGGAGCTTTGTTAAATTTGGTAGCCATGAATCCGGATTTGGATGAATACACTATTAATTTACGTTACGGCCTCTGTGCGATGAAGATGAAAAACTTTGATGAAGCTTATAAAAATCTCGCCATAGCAAGAACGATGAAACAGGATGTTTTTGAGATCAACAATAATTTGGGAATCATAGAATTTCAACGTAAAAACTATGAGAAAGCAGCTGCTTTGCTTCGACAGGCTGTGGCAGAAAAAAGTGACCTTCCTGAAACCTCAAAATATCTTGGTCATAGTTTGTACAAAATGAAAAAATTCAAAGAATCAAGCACCATGCTTAGAAAAGCTCTAGACCTGGAACCAGACGACAAAGAAAGTATGTTCCTTTTAGCACAATCCTATTTTGAACAGAGTCAAAGTGACAAAGCCCTAAAAATCTTTACCCATTTGAGACCAGATCCTGTTATGGGACCTCATGCAGCATTGATGGCAGGAACCATTAATCTGCAACTTAAAAACTTTAATAAGGCTATTATGGATTTTGAAATTGGTTTGAAACACCAAAATCTCACTTCTGATCTTGCGATGGAATTGCGTTATCGTCTGGGAAATGCTTATTCTAATACACAAGAATTAGGAAAAGCTCTAGCTTTATTTAAAGAGATCAGGAATATTAATCCTAGTTATAAAGATGTTAGTGACCTGATAAAAAAGTATTCTGAACTGCACTCCAATAGAAATCTTCAAACTTATTTATTGGCACCTACCAGTGAGTTTGTAACCTTATGTCGCAAGATAACACAGAATATGTTTAAGAAGTCTCGAGTGAAAATTATTGATATTCATGTCAATAAAAATGAGTATGCTGATGTGCTGGCAGAAATATCAACGGCAAAATGGGAAGATGTCATTTTATTCCGATTTGTTAGAACGACGGGTCAAATTGGTGAACTATTTTTAAGAGATCTTCATGCTAGAATTAAGGATATGCGAGCTGGTCGGGGATTCTGCATGACCCCTGGTGAGTATTCAGAAGGGGCGCAAAAGTTTGTTGAAGCTAGACTCATCGACCTTGTAGATAAACAGAGGTTAATGGACATACTACAAAAGTCAGATCGTTTTTAA
- a CDS encoding LysM peptidoglycan-binding domain-containing protein, which translates to MLGIKQADGTFYAIMDEKENTSKRVVLTTSHGGQKGVKVPIFKGQGEEMANATPVGVLTLDLGQDSSSSPELHLTVGVDSESVFSGTLEDPETGEKQHLSISLETDTMNLGMFDVPDFDLDPDEGTTAQDILNEFPDAEDVAGQYEEEPEEFSTAIMDENDLDNDGSYYGDDQRESKKGSTILKAGFIVLALALLAIVIYLVLGYLRDRPESEPSMETKEPVSQVMEEADESVPPPTPVTIEPEKEVAPVEVEVNSDDEVVAADPVVVTHLIKWGDTLWDLSANYYRNPWLYGHIANFNEIPNPDLIYAGDTLLIPEK; encoded by the coding sequence ATGTTGGGGATTAAACAAGCAGACGGAACCTTCTATGCCATTATGGATGAGAAGGAAAATACGAGTAAGAGAGTTGTACTTACAACCAGTCATGGTGGTCAAAAGGGTGTCAAAGTCCCAATCTTTAAAGGGCAGGGCGAGGAAATGGCCAATGCCACTCCTGTAGGCGTCCTGACACTTGATTTAGGTCAGGATAGTTCCTCTAGTCCTGAACTCCATTTGACTGTTGGTGTTGATAGTGAAAGTGTTTTTTCTGGTACGTTGGAAGATCCCGAAACAGGTGAAAAACAGCATCTATCTATAAGTCTTGAGACAGATACTATGAATTTGGGTATGTTTGATGTTCCAGATTTTGATTTAGATCCTGATGAAGGTACGACAGCCCAGGACATTTTGAATGAGTTCCCTGATGCTGAAGACGTGGCTGGTCAATATGAAGAAGAACCAGAAGAGTTCTCTACTGCCATAATGGATGAAAATGATCTTGATAATGATGGTAGCTATTATGGTGATGATCAAAGAGAAAGTAAAAAGGGTTCCACCATATTAAAGGCAGGTTTCATCGTTTTAGCCTTGGCTCTTTTGGCAATTGTGATATACTTGGTGCTAGGTTATCTTAGAGATAGACCTGAGTCTGAACCCTCTATGGAGACAAAAGAACCTGTATCTCAGGTGATGGAGGAAGCTGATGAAAGTGTTCCACCACCTACACCAGTTACCATAGAGCCTGAGAAAGAAGTAGCGCCTGTTGAGGTAGAGGTTAATTCGGACGATGAAGTAGTGGCAGCAGATCCTGTAGTTGTGACACATTTAATTAAATGGGGTGATACACTTTGGGATTTATCTGCTAATTACTATAGAAATCCTTGGTTATACGGACATATTGCTAATTTTAATGAAATACCAAATCCAGATCTTATCTATGCGGGAGATACTTTACTTATTCCTGAAAAGTAG